GGCAGATGCTGTTTGGCCGCTGCAACGAGCTGCGCCACGGCAGCGGCCGCGTACTGGCGGATGTGGTCGAGGTGCTGCCACGCCTGCCATAGCTGCGCCTGTCAGAGCGTGGATTGCGCCTTGTGTCGCACTCGCCGGTCAAACCAGTTGCGACTTGGGGCATCTGCGGTTTGATTCACTCCGTAACAATCTGCTGATAAACCTGCCCTCATTGCCATGATTCGTCCCCATTTCTCGCGCTCCGCCCTCACGGCGGGATTGATGCTTCTCGGAAGCCTGAACCTCTCTGCTGCGCCACAAGGCACCAAAGGAGTGGAGAATTTTGATCCTTTGGCCTTCCCGGGCAAGGTTGTCGATGACGTGGTCGTGCCGGTGCCGAGCGAGGTCTTTTCCGTGCTCGACAAGCTTGGCGAACCCAACTGGCGTGCTGAGCTGCGCAAGGAAGATCTGCCCACCACCAGCGACCGCACGAAGCTCTCCTTGCTGTTTGGCTACACCGTTGCGGAAGGTTTTGTGGCCGTGCAGGCGGAGGACAAGGAGGCAGTGAAGGACATCGGCCGTGATGTAATCTCCCTCGCCAAGAGCCTCGGTCTGAGCAAATCGGTGCTGCCACACGCCCAGAGCATTCTGGATGCTGCCGACAAGGCCAACTGGAGCGCGATCCGCAAGGAGTTTGACCAGACACAGAAGACGGTGCGCGACACGATGGAGCAGATGAAGGATGTCGATCTCTCACAGTGCGTGAGCTTGGGTGGCTGGTTGCGTGGCACGGCCTCGGTCACTTCGGTGGTTAAGAAGAGTTTTTCCGCTGATCGCGCTGAATTGCTCAATCAACCGATGCTGGTGGAACATTTCCTGAGTTCGATCGCGAAGATGCCGGCCGGAACCCGTGAGCACGATGTGGTAAGATCCATCCTGAAGGGCCTCGGCTCAGTGCTACAACAAATGGAGGGCGCGGTGGACGGTTTCTCAAAGGATGCCGTGTCTGACATCGGCAAGACCTGCGACTCCCTGCTGGTTGAAATCCTCGCCAAGAAATAATTTGTGCCAACCTCTGGAGGAAACATGACAATGAAGCGTCCATGGAAACGGTTCGGCAGGATGGTCAGTGCAGCGCTATTGATGGCGGTCGCCACCTTGGTACACGCGACGGTGGATGAATCGCATGATTTTGCGATGGAGGCCGCCACGCCGTTTGTGGAGGAGGGCTTCATTGTGCGTGAAGACTATTGGAACGGTGAGGTCAAGAGCGGTCAGAAGCTCATGATCACGCACCAGCTTTTCAAGGGCAACGAATACGCCTTTTGGCTCGGCACGAGCCAGGAAGGAGTGACGCTGGACATGAAAGTGTTCGATGAAAAGAACCAGCCGGTGCAGATCAAGCCGACCGCTGACAAGTTCTTCATGAGCGTGCGGGTGAATCCGCCCAAGACCGGAACGTATAAAATTGTCTTCGAGTTGAAGTCGAAGAAGGAGCCAAGCGTGCTCTGGGCGCTGGCATATGGCTACCGCTGATGCCCGTCGAAACGCTCACTTACGAGACGCCGCAGTTTCTCCACAAGCTGATTGGCAATGACCTCGGCAGTCTGCGGCTGGTGGGAGAGACGTTTGGCGTGAACGTGATCAGCCGCGAGGGCTGGGTGCGGATTGAAGGTGAGGACGCCGGAGTCGCCTCGGCACGTGAAGTCTTTGTGCAGCTCGAGCGTGTGCGCCGACAGGGCGGTGAAATCTCCACCGGCATGGTGCGTCTCGTCACCGAAAGCGTGCAGCGTGAGACCGGCGATGCGCCTGCTGAGGCCATCATGCAGTTGAAACTGCTCGGCTCCACCAAACGTCCCGCCGTTCTGGCGAAGACACGCGGCCAGATCGCCTACGTGCAGGCCATGCGTGAGAGCGAGGTCGTTTTCGGCGTCGGGCCGGCTGGCACAGGCAAGACCTACCTGGCGATGGCGCAGGGATTGCATTGGCTGAAGGAAAAGGTGGTTCAGCGGCTCGTTCTAACACGTCCTGCTGTCGAAGCTGGTGAGGCGCTGGGCTTTTTGCCCGGGGATTTGAAGGAAAAAATCTTCCCCTACCTGCGCCCGCTCTATGACGCGCTTTACGACATGCTGGAGCCGGAGGAGGCGGAGCGTCTCATCGAGCGCGGCAGCATCGAGATCGCCCCTCTGGCCTACATGCGCGGCCGAACGCTCAAAAACGCCTTCATCATCCTCGATGAGGCTCAAAACACGACCACCGAGCAGATGCTCATGTTCCTGACCCGCCTCGGGGAGGGAGCCCGCTGCGTGGTCACGGGTGATCCATCACAGGTGGACCTCCGCCGTCATGTGAAGTCCGGTTTGCGGGAGGCCGTGGAACTGCTCCAAGACGTGGAAGGCGTGCGTTTTGTGAACTTTGCCCCGAAGGACATCGTCCGCCTGCCGGTCGTACAGCGCATCATTGAGGCCTATCAGACAGGCCGAACCCGGAAAACTGAGCCACAACGGCTCAAAGAACCCGAAGGGGAGGGGAAAGATTCTTGTCCGACCCCCGATGTATGATAGCTTCCGAACCATCTCCCTTCCCGAATCATGTTTGAGTCCATTCGTCGTGCCCGTCTGCAACGCGAAGGGCTTTCCTGCGGTAAAACTCGCCGGAAGCACCAGGAAGGCGATCTCTTTGACGAGATGCGGACCCATCCGGCTGGCACCGTCGGTGTCTATGTGCTGTTCTTCATCGGCGTCGTCGTGCTGATGCGCCTTGGCACCCGTGTCGAGGATGGCTTGCCTGCCCTCACGTGGCTGCATGCGCTTTATGCAGCCGCTATCGGCTTTGCATTGGTGGCGCACGAGCGTGTGGTGTTGCGGCAGGAAATCAGTGACAATGGCGTCTTGCTGCTCGTTCTGGGGACGATTTTCACCCACCTCGCCTTGATCGTTTTCACGCTCGACATGTCCTCGGGGCAAAGCTGGGGCAAGACGCTCAAGGCCGTCGTTCTGCCACATGCCTTCGGGCCGCTCGTGCTCTCAGTCATCCTGGGCCGCCGCATCGGACTCTTTGGGGCCATCTATGCCACGCTGTTGGGAGTTTTGGTCTGCGTGTCGGTCTCAGCGCCGACCTACATGGCCACCTCGGTCATCATCGGTTTTACCGGCGTTCTGCTGACCAAACGCGTTCGTCGGCGCAATCGTCTGTTCATGGCAGGTCTCTACGTGGGTGTCGTGGCAATGGCCTATTCGCTGCTGCTGCATGAGGCTGCTGGCGTCATCATGGAGGAAAAAATCGGACGCATGGTCGGTCTTCCCTTGGTGATAGGCATTGTCACCGGCATGGCTGTTGGTGGACTCCTCCCCGTGCTGGAAAGCGTGTTCGGAGTCACCACCGATGTTTCCTGGCTCGAACTCGCGGATTTGAACCATCCGCTCATGCGTCGGCTCAGCATCGAAGCTCCCGGCACCTACCATCACAGCCTCGTCGTTGCGAACCTGTCAGAGGCCGCCGCCGAAAACATCGGTGCCAGTGCTGGCATGTGCCGTGTGTGCTCCTACTTCCATGACATCGGCAAGCTCAGCAAGCCGGAGTACTTCATCGAGAACATGGATCCCTCGGCCAATCCGCACGAGGATCTCACGCCGCGCATGAGCGCCCTCGTCATCATCGCCCACGTCAAAGATGGCGTCGATCTCGCCATCAAGCACAACCTCAACTCACGCATCATCGACGTGATCGAGCAGCATCACGGAACCTCGCTCGCGTGGTTTTTCTACCGTCAGGCGCTCGATCAAAAGGCGGAGATGGAACGTCTGGTCAGGCAGTCCAAGGCCAAGGAAGATGACGTGCCGCAGGTCAGCGAGGAAACCTTCCGTTATCCCGGCCCGAGGCCGCAATACAAGGAATCCGCCATCATCTCGCTTGCCGACGCCGTCGAGAGCGCCTCACGCACGCTTGAAAAGCCGAATGCCTCGCGCATCGAGACGATGATCGATGAAATTGTGCAGGCCCGCATGGTGGATGGGCAGCTTGATGAATGCGATCTCACCATCGCTGAGCTTGCCAGGATCAAGGCCAGCTTTGCCAAAACCCTGCTCAGCATGATGCATGGCCGCATCAAATATCAGAAGGCCGTCGAATCCAAGCCTCAGGCACCTGTGCGTGATGAGTCCAAACCTCTCCTGGCCGGGGATGACGAAACTCCTTCTGCCGCATCCAACAAAATCGTGGAGGCCTCTTTCGCCGGGTCTGCCGCCGAGTCCACGGTCAAAAAGAGCCGCAGCCGTAAATCGCCTCCTGCTTCCGCCGCCTGATGCCGCTCCCGAAGCTTTGCATCTACAACCGTCAGAAGGCGCACGTCATCCCGCTGCCCTGGCTTCGACGCATCGGCAAAGCCGCGTTGCCCGGCTGCCTCGCGGCTCTCAAATCATCCGACGCACCGCTCGCATCACTTCCCGAGATCGAGATCACCATCGTCGATGATGCCGACATCGCTCGCGTGCATGGCGATTTCCTCGATGATCCCACGCCCACCGACGTCATCACCTTTCACCACGGCGAGA
The window above is part of the Prosthecobacter sp. genome. Proteins encoded here:
- a CDS encoding HDIG domain-containing metalloprotein, producing the protein MFESIRRARLQREGLSCGKTRRKHQEGDLFDEMRTHPAGTVGVYVLFFIGVVVLMRLGTRVEDGLPALTWLHALYAAAIGFALVAHERVVLRQEISDNGVLLLVLGTIFTHLALIVFTLDMSSGQSWGKTLKAVVLPHAFGPLVLSVILGRRIGLFGAIYATLLGVLVCVSVSAPTYMATSVIIGFTGVLLTKRVRRRNRLFMAGLYVGVVAMAYSLLLHEAAGVIMEEKIGRMVGLPLVIGIVTGMAVGGLLPVLESVFGVTTDVSWLELADLNHPLMRRLSIEAPGTYHHSLVVANLSEAAAENIGASAGMCRVCSYFHDIGKLSKPEYFIENMDPSANPHEDLTPRMSALVIIAHVKDGVDLAIKHNLNSRIIDVIEQHHGTSLAWFFYRQALDQKAEMERLVRQSKAKEDDVPQVSEETFRYPGPRPQYKESAIISLADAVESASRTLEKPNASRIETMIDEIVQARMVDGQLDECDLTIAELARIKASFAKTLLSMMHGRIKYQKAVESKPQAPVRDESKPLLAGDDETPSAASNKIVEASFAGSAAESTVKKSRSRKSPPASAA
- the ybeY gene encoding rRNA maturation RNase YbeY; amino-acid sequence: MPLPKLCIYNRQKAHVIPLPWLRRIGKAALPGCLAALKSSDAPLASLPEIEITIVDDADIARVHGDFLDDPTPTDVITFHHGEILISADTAQRQGLDHGQSVDHEVALYLVHGLLHLAGWDDHETDEAREMAKLQSSILKDAVKAVQSV
- a CDS encoding PhoH family protein; translation: MPVETLTYETPQFLHKLIGNDLGSLRLVGETFGVNVISREGWVRIEGEDAGVASAREVFVQLERVRRQGGEISTGMVRLVTESVQRETGDAPAEAIMQLKLLGSTKRPAVLAKTRGQIAYVQAMRESEVVFGVGPAGTGKTYLAMAQGLHWLKEKVVQRLVLTRPAVEAGEALGFLPGDLKEKIFPYLRPLYDALYDMLEPEEAERLIERGSIEIAPLAYMRGRTLKNAFIILDEAQNTTTEQMLMFLTRLGEGARCVVTGDPSQVDLRRHVKSGLREAVELLQDVEGVRFVNFAPKDIVRLPVVQRIIEAYQTGRTRKTEPQRLKEPEGEGKDSCPTPDV